The following nucleotide sequence is from Halapricum desulfuricans.
GGTGACCCGGCCGGCCTCAAGCGCAGCGTCAAGGACTTCGGTAACGAACTCTTTAGGTACCTCCACGCCGATGAAATCGGTCCCCTCGCGCCCTGTTGTCAGTCGTGCCATCGTTCGCTTCGTGCCGTCGTCGTTGTAGATACTCCCGATGCGGTCGCCGTCTCTGATAAATCGTAGCGTCACGTCAGTCGGCTCGATCGAGTCGAAGTTCACCTCGAACACTCGGTCGTCGCTGTCAAGTCGAGCGAGCATACTTCCGTTATGTTCGGCCACAGTCGTCTCCATACCGCTCTTACGTGTCCGAAGTACATAAAATATCACTTAGAATGATAGGTTTGTCTGTCCGGAGTGGTTACTCTGTGTATCGGCGGTGATCGGACAGGGTCTCTCGTTCTATATGCTGGTCGCTGTGGATCGACTCACGTCCCGTAGTCACCCACTGGTCGTGCCACAGACGCGCTATGTCTCTTTCACCGTAGCCGAAAATAGTATAACAATTTATAAATCACTGTTTCTGAAGTGCCGGAATTCGGATGCCTCACGTCTGGAACGGCGATTCGTTCGATACGAAATCCGCAACAGCGAGATTCCTGAAAAACACCACTAAAACGCCTCTACGATAATTTTAATATCTAGTAAATCGTGAATTCATCATGTTTCCACGGAGTACTCCAGCGAATTCCGCGCGCTCGACGAGCCAGCGGATCGATCGACGCGGCGTTATGTCTCTACTGCTTTCGTTGCTCATCACCTCAAGTGTGATCGCCGTCTCACTCGGAGTCGGTCCGGGTATCGTCGTGGCAGCCGACCGGAACGGGGGGATCGACAACGTGAGTGTCTACGAACGGATCGACGAGGACGGGGACGGCTACGCATCGACGATTGTCCTCCGCGTAGAGGCAGACACCCATTTCAAAGAGTACCTGGGCGTTGGAAAGGGGAACCCACTCATTTCGATCCGGGCGAGGCTAGCAGGCGAGAATCAACAGTACGGACTCGTCGCTCACCGCGTGTTGAACCACGAACGTAGCAACAACGGGGTCTACTACTTCGAGATCAGTGCGGCACAGTTCCACCAGCACGCGAACAGTCGGACTGCCACCGAGGGTGGAACGTTCGAGATCGATCGGATCAGCGTTCTCTTGCAGGATTACGAAAAATTAAACCCTATCAAGGTTGCTCTCAACAATCCAGATAGTTTTCGTGTCATTGGAGACACCTCCGACGACAGGTTTGTCCTTCGAATGAATTCGAGAAACGCCGGATTAGAGCTCCCCGTGACCGACGAGACCGATGTGCTGCGCGTCGAATCGAACGTCCAGGAGGCGGAGGTCTACCTCGACGGACAGTGGGTTGGATGGATTGTCGGCGGGTCGCCGCTCGCTGTCTCCGTGCCCGTAGACGATTACGAGCGGAACGGCCTCCGCACTATCAGGGTCGTAGCCCCCGGCTACGACAGCAACTCGGTCCAGGTCAGCGTTCGCCCGCCGACCGTTGTTTCCGTGCCACTGACCCGGACGACGAAACCGATCACGGTCACCTCGACCCCGAAAGACGCCTCCGTGTCAGTCAACGGCGTGCGGGTCGGGACGACGCCGTACTTTGGACAGTATGCTGCCGGGAGTAGCTACCGCGTCAGCGTCTACGCCGACGGTTACCTCCGCCAGGATTTCGAGAACGTCCGTCCCGGGACGACGCTTCACGCTGAACTTCCGACGATTGGCGAGATCGATATCGACGACGGCGAAACGACCAGCATCGACTTCGGCACTAACTGGTGGCACACGCCGATCGGAGACTTCAGCGGGAGCCTGCAGGACGCGACCACCATCGAGACCGACGTCGTGAACGGTGAGGTCACCGGCGGAACGGTCACGACGGACGTGCAGAACGTGGACACGACGACGCTGGTTGTCGGGACTGAGGCGTTCGACTTTAGCGAAAACATCGAGTCGGTCCTGCCGGCGTTGAACCTCCCCTCGGCGACCAGCGCCGCATTCGTTGCGTCCCCGGACAGACCAGTTGTGCGAACGCCACTCCAATTCGACGCCGGCCGGTCGTACTCGTTGTTAGGTAACGTGACCGACTACGCGTGGGACTTCGGGGACGGGACGACTGCGATCGGTCGAACACCGGGCCACACCTACCAGACAGCAGGCGTGTACCAAGTGTCTCTGACAATCACCGACGAGGCCGGCGGCACGGCCACCGCAACCAGGTCGGTGACCGTCCAAGACGAGCCACCGACCGCGCGACTCTCGTGGGGTCCCTACCAGCCGACGAGCGGCCAGATTGTCAGTTTCGATGCCTCGGGTAGCACCGATCCAGAAGACGAGATTTCTCGCTATGAGTGGGACCTCGGCGATGGTCGAACCGCCGGCGGACAGCAAGTCAGCCACGCCTACAGCGTGCCGGGGCAGTACGTGATATCGCTCACCGTCGTCGACGTGACCGGGAACGAGGACACCCTCACCCGAACGGTGGCCGTCGAAGCGCCGAATCAGGAGCCGAACGCACAGTTCACGACGAACGAGCAGACCGTCGTTCGTGGGACGACAGTCGCTTTCGACGGCAGTGCCAGCAGTGATCCGGACGGCACCCTGGTCGCCTACGAGTGGGACTTCGGCGATGGCGGTATCGCAACCGGCCCGACGGCAACATACACGTTCGATACGGCCGGGACGTTCATCGTCAGTCTCGACGTCCTCGACGATCGGGGAGCACGCGTCAGCGACACAGTCAACGTGACCGTCCACAACGAGAGCGTGGAGGCAACGACGACCAGCCAATCACCGGCCACACAAACGCCGACTACGACTGACGGAGCACCATCCACGGATACGCCAGCAGCGCCCACGACTGACACAGGGACTGGATTCGGTCCTGGATTCGGGCCGGTCAGCGCACTGCTGGCTGTGATCGCTGGGATCGCATTACTAGCGAGGCGTCGCGAAATGAGTCGGTGAAGAACGGCGGTCCACCTTCATCGCACCCGACAAAAGACAGATCCGAGACAGGGATCCAAATTGCTGTATGCGACAACTCGACGAGACTGATTGAGCGATTCTCCGGTTGCTGCTCGAAGACGCCCGCAGACCTACAGAGGCGGTCGACCTCTCGGCACCCGCTGTTTCGGACCGTGTGGATTCCACTTGGGGGACTGCGCGGCAACTGTGTCTGAAGCGGTAATCAATCAATCACCTAATTTGTCTCATTAGATATAACTAAGGCGGAGTAGCGCATCGTCAGCCTATGGAACCGCATACCAAAGACGAGCGTCCAGATACGGACAGGACGTACCGGCGGCGGTCCTACCTTGCCGCGCTGAGCGCAGCGGCTGCCGGCGCACTGGCCGGTTGTTCTGTGTCGCTCGACTTGGGGGGCGAGTCTGAGGACGGCCGAGCTCCGTCGACTTCTCGCCCGATGTCGACACCTCGTCCAACGGCGACGCCCGAGCCGACATCTCGTCCAACGGCGACGCCCGAGCCGACAACTACGCCGTCGGATCTCGAACCGATCCTGGTCGAACCGGAGCCTCGAACAGTCATATTACAGCCAGTTGATGATGGACCTGCTCGTTATCGAGTACACAACTTCAGACTGTACGTCGTCAGCGCTAACGACGGGGCGTTCAACGGACCCAATACGGAGGAGTTGTTCGGTGATATCTTCGTCAGAGGGTACGACGGTCGAGACGGGTCACGTGTCCTGGCGGAAGGATTCGATTACAGGAGTGGGCTCGTGTTCACTCTGAACGAAGCCGAAGCCCGCGAACTCGCCGAGGGAGAGTACGCGACGCAACTCGACTTGGACGTGGTAGTCTCGTTCCCCGAGAAACGCTCGCTTGAGGGGGACAGCAGCTACATCGAAGTCGGTGTGGACCTTTTCGAGCGCGACCCCATATCGAACGACTTGTTCGGACTGGTGTCGGAAGGTTCGTACCGGCGGTGGTCGCTCTCAGAGGACCCTACAGACTCGCAACGAACCGACCGAAACGGCGAAGCACAATTCCAGATCGAAATGACCGAAGACGGCTCGGTTGTCCGACTGAGCTTCGACGTGACTCCGTTGGACTCTTGAGACTTGTCCAGGGCAATACTGCAGAATTATCGTTGTGACGGACGCCGCTGGGCTGATGCCGTGAGGTTTCGCCGTGCGCGTGCTCCTGCTGTACCACTGTACAGACGGACAATAATCCGTATGAGTGCACGTCGGCAACGCTAACGGTCTACACCTCTGGTAACTCCCTGAGTAGCCCGATGCGATAGCGGAAATTATTAGTCATATGATATTAGTTAATACACCACCCGCGAATAGAGTTTCAATGTACGGGGACATTCAGAGGCAGTCGCGGCATTGTGCGGAAGTGCGTGACGACAGGAGAGTCGAGAGGGCGAAGCGATGACCGGGGAGAACCGATCTATTCGTCGCCGTCGTGTTCTGGCAGCACTTGCTGGGGCGGGGGCGACTGCTGGACTTGCCGGTTGCTCTGATTCCAGTGGTGAGGGGCCGAGTGGTGACGATCCTTCGGAAGGTGCTACCACCTCAAATCGCGACGCCTCCGGAGGAGACACTTCAGGGGATGACCATAGTAGTGAGACAGGTCCCGGTGCCGGCGAAGAGATCAACGGTATCTCCTGTAGCGAGTTCGGGTCTTCCGTGCTCCAGTCGTACGGCACCGGTGACACTCCGCTGGTATTCGGCTTTGACTATCCG
It contains:
- a CDS encoding PKD domain-containing protein; the encoded protein is MSLLLSLLITSSVIAVSLGVGPGIVVAADRNGGIDNVSVYERIDEDGDGYASTIVLRVEADTHFKEYLGVGKGNPLISIRARLAGENQQYGLVAHRVLNHERSNNGVYYFEISAAQFHQHANSRTATEGGTFEIDRISVLLQDYEKLNPIKVALNNPDSFRVIGDTSDDRFVLRMNSRNAGLELPVTDETDVLRVESNVQEAEVYLDGQWVGWIVGGSPLAVSVPVDDYERNGLRTIRVVAPGYDSNSVQVSVRPPTVVSVPLTRTTKPITVTSTPKDASVSVNGVRVGTTPYFGQYAAGSSYRVSVYADGYLRQDFENVRPGTTLHAELPTIGEIDIDDGETTSIDFGTNWWHTPIGDFSGSLQDATTIETDVVNGEVTGGTVTTDVQNVDTTTLVVGTEAFDFSENIESVLPALNLPSATSAAFVASPDRPVVRTPLQFDAGRSYSLLGNVTDYAWDFGDGTTAIGRTPGHTYQTAGVYQVSLTITDEAGGTATATRSVTVQDEPPTARLSWGPYQPTSGQIVSFDASGSTDPEDEISRYEWDLGDGRTAGGQQVSHAYSVPGQYVISLTVVDVTGNEDTLTRTVAVEAPNQEPNAQFTTNEQTVVRGTTVAFDGSASSDPDGTLVAYEWDFGDGGIATGPTATYTFDTAGTFIVSLDVLDDRGARVSDTVNVTVHNESVEATTTSQSPATQTPTTTDGAPSTDTPAAPTTDTGTGFGPGFGPVSALLAVIAGIALLARRREMSR